The window AACCGGGGGTGGAAGTTTGACGTTCTGCACAGGAGCGGAGGTGTGGGAGGTGGCGTATCAGCCATACGCGGGCCCCCTTGGCAAGCTCCGCCGATGGAGGCACGTTGCCAGAGAGCCCGACGGAGTCGCAGTCCACGGCCGAAAAAGGGGAGCGCACCAGACATGACAGCGAAAATCCTCATCGTCACCGGCGACGCAGCGGAGTCACTGGAGGTCCTGTACCCCTATCAGCGCCTCCGCGAGGAGGGCTACGACGTCCATATCGCCGCCCCCGCCCGCAAGAAGCTCCAGTTCGTCGTCCACGACTTCGAGCCCGGCTTCGACACGTACACGGAGAAGCCCGGCTACACCTGGCCCGCCGACCTGGCCTTCTCCGAGGTGGACCCCGGCGACTACGCCGCCGTGGTCATCCCCGGCGGCCGAGCCCCCGAGTACCTCCGCAACGACCCGGAACTCCGCAAGATCCTCAAGTCCTTCATCGACGCGGACAAACCGATCGCCCAGATCTGCCACGGCCCCCTGCTTACGGCCGCCATCGACGGCCTACGAGGCCGCCGCGTCACGGCGTACCCCGCCCTGGAACTGGACATGCAGTCAGCCGGCGCGATCTTCCAGGACGCGGAAGCGGTGGTGGACGGCACCCTGGTCTCGTCCCGAGCCTGGCCGGACCACAGCGCCTGGATGCGGGAGTTCCTGACGGTACTGCGAGCGAAGGCGCCCGTGACGTAACGAGCCCACCGCACACCGCCGCTGCGGTCACTCGCGTCGCAGCGGCGGCCGACCGGCTACGCCGCCAACCGCTCCGCCTCCGCGACCGCCTCGTCCAGCGTGTCCACCACCGGAACCCCCGCACCCTCCAGACTGGCCCGGCTGTGCGACCCCCCGGTGTACAACACGGCCCGCGCCCCCACATGCAGCGCCGCCACCGCGTCATCGGCCGCGTCCCCGATCACCACGGTCCGCCCCGGATCCACCCCGCCCAGCGCCCCGAGATGCCGCACCATGTGCTCGGCCTTGCTCCCCCCAGAGGGCCCGGTCCGCCCGTCCACCCGTATGAAGTGCGCCTCGATCCCGAACCCCCGCACCAACGGCACAAGCTCCTCATGCCCGTACATGCTGAGAATCGACTGACTACGCCCGGCCGCGGCCCCCCAGTCGGCCAGCAGCTCGGTCACTCCCGCGGTCAGCCCGCACCGCACCCGATGCTCGGAGTAGTACCGATGAAAGGTCGCATCCATGACCTCCCACTCGGCATCGGTGGGCAACCGCCCCAGCAACCGCTCATAGAACTTCGGCACCGGCACGCAGTACAGCGCCCGGTACTGCTCCATCGTGATCGGCTCAAGCCCCAGCTCGGCGAACGCCGCGTTCGTGGCCCCGATGATCGCGTCGTTGTCATGGAACAGCGTCCCGTTCCAGTCCCAGACGATGTGCGCCCCTACTCGCTTCCCCATGCCCAAAAACGTACCCGCCCCCACTGACAATCAAGAGAACCGCAGGTCACGGACGGGAAGCCCCGCCGAGCCCCACCAGGTTCGGAATCTCCTGCGTCGCGTACCACAGCAGCTCATGGTCCTCGGCCCCGTCCACCACGAACTGGGCGTCGTCGTCCCCACCGTCCGCCGCCTCCAGCGCCTGAACCGCGGCGGCCACATCCGCCTCCGCGTCGCCCGCGTCGACATGCACGGCCGCCGCCTTCCCGAGCGGCACCGGCCCCGCGACCCGCACCTCACCGAGCGCCGCAGGATCCAGCCCCCGGTCGGGATCGGCCGTCGCCGCCCCGTCGGGCACGTCGACGGCGACCACCACCCGCCGTCGCACCGCCCCGGAATCCGCCGCCAGCAATCGCAGCGACGCCACCGCGGCCCGGTTCAGCGCCGCGTACTCCAGCTCCTCGATGTCGTCCGAGAGGTACCACTCGCGCAACGCGGGCGTGACGGCGTAGGCGAGCACAGGCCCGCCCCCCAGTTCGCCCGTCTTGTACGCCTCGGCGAGACCAGGAAGGGTCAGGGGGACGTAGACGCGCATGGCTGGCCGCTTTCGTGGTCGGAGGCTCCGCAACAGTCCCCGGAGAGGGCGTTCCCGCACCTCCCGAAGGGCCTTCAGGATACGTGCGGCCGTCCCCTTTCGAGCCCCCACCCGCGCCCCCGCGGCCGTCCACTCACGTCCGGAAACTCACCCGGCCCACCCCCACGATCCCGGCCCCGAGCACCCCCGAGGTCATCCGGATAGGTGAAGATTCCGGACCCCCGACCCGCCCCCGCACTTCGTTTGATGCCCGGCGCCCGCGCCCCGTACAAGATCCCCAACCACAAAGTTACTGCCCGGTAGACATCCCGGGCCGACCCACCGGGGGCACCCATGAACAAGGTCATGACGAGGGCGAAGAACCACCCCGGCGCCCGCCCGCCGGGCCGCCGCGACCCCCGCCGCCCCGGCGGCACCCCACCTCGCACCCCGATCGCAGGCAGGCCCCGCGACAACCACCCCCCGACGAGCACCACCCCCACCGCCACGAGAAGCACTCAGCAGGCGGCCCCCGCCGTCCCACCCCAGACCTCTCGCCGCCCCGTACCACCCGCCGTCCCTCAGCCCCGCCCCACCGACGTCTTCGCCGACCGCCTCCTCGCTGTCCTGAGCGGACAACGCCCGGTGCACTGCATGCTCCGCCACACCGCCGGCCGCGCCTACGACGACCTGGCCTGGCTCGCCGAACGCGGCCCCCTGCGCACCACCCGCGGCACCCGACCGGTGGTCCGCGACATCGGCTACTACGTCCCCTCCCCCGGCGCCATCGAGGCCTTCGCCCGCATCGGCGCCGGCAACCGCCTGCGCGCGATGGCCTTCCGCCTGGAACAGGGCCGGGACCTGCGCTGGCGCTGTACGGCCGTGGAACTCGGCGGCCCCACCCGGCCCAGCGCCAACGACGACTGAGGGCGCCCGAGACCGCCGTACGACCTCATGCCGAAGGGCCGGGGCACCCGACGGTGACCCGGCCCTTCACAGCCCCTGAGACGCCCTTCCGGGCGCTGCGGGACTACTTCTTACGGCGTCGCCCGCCCCGCGACTGCTTGCGCCGCTCCGCGCGCGTGAGGCCGTCCGCCTCCGAGCGCACCGGCTCCTCGTCGTCGGACCAGTCGCTCTCGACGGTGCCGCCCGCGCCGTCCACGGTCGGCGCGGAGAGGTGCAGGTTGCGCCGCTGCGGAGCGTCAAGACCCTTCGCGCGGATCTCCGGACGCGCGCCCGCCTGCGCGGGAACGCCATCCTGCGCAGCCTTCTCCAGCGTCGGCCTGGCCTCCTCGACCGGGACCTCCTCGACCTGCTGCTCGACCTGGACCTCCAGGTTGAACAGGTAGCCGACGGACTCCTCCTTGATGCCCTCCATCATGGCGGTGAACATGTCGAAGCCCTCGCGCTGGTACTCGACCAGCGGGTCCTTCTGGGCCATCGCGCGCAGGCCGATGCCCTCCTGGAGGTAGTCCATCTCGTAGAGGTGCTCGCGCCACTTGCGGTCCAGCACCGACAGCACGACCCGGCGCTCCAGCTCACGCATGATCTCGGAGCCGAGCTGCGTCTCACGCGCCGCGTACTGCTCGTGGATGTCGTCCTTGATGGACTCCGAGATGAAGTCGGCGGTGAGCCCGGCACGGTCGCCGGCCGCCTCCTCCAGCTCCTCGATGGTGACCTTCACCGGGTAGAGCTGCTTGAAGGCGCCCCACAGCCGGTCCAGGTCCCACTCCTCGGCGAAGCCCTCGGCGGTCTCCGCGGTGATGTAGGCGTCGATGGTGTCGTCCATGAAGTGCTGAACCTGCTCATGCAGGTCCTCGCCCTCCAGGACGCGGCGGCGCTCGCCGTAGATGACCTCACGCTGGCGGTTGAGGACCTCGTCGTACTTCAGAACGTTCTTACGGGTCTCGAAGTTCTGCTGCTCGACCTGCGACTGCGCGGATGCGATCGCGCGCGTGACCATCTTGTTCTCGATCGGCACATCGTCCGGGACGTTCGCCATCGACATCACGCGCTCGACCATCTGCGCCTTGAACAGACGCATCAGGTCGTCGCCCAGGGACAGGTAGAAGCGGGACTCGCCCGGGTCGCCCTGACGGCCGGAACGACCGCGGAGCTGGTTGTCGATACGACGCGACTCGTGCCGCTCGGTGCCGAGGACGTACAGACCGCCGAGGTCCTTGACCTCCTCGAACTCGGACCGCACGGCCTTCTCGGCCCGCTCCAGAGCGGCGGGCAGCGCAGCGGCCCACTCCTCGATGTGCTCCTCGGGGTCGAGGCCGCGCTGGCGCAGCTCCGCCTCGGCGAGGTCCTCGGGGTTGCCGCCGAGCTTGATGTCCGTACCACGGCCGGCCATGTTGGTGGCCACGGTCACGGCGCCCCTGCGGCCGGCCTGGGCGACGATGATCGCCTCACGGTCGTGCTGCTTGGCGTTCAGCACCTCGTGCTGCACGCCGCGCTTGCTGAGCTGCTGCGAGAGGTACTCGGACTTCTCGACCGAGGTCGTGCCGACGAGGATCGGCTGGCCCTTCTCGTGCTTCTCGACGATGTCGTCGACGACCGCCTCGAACTTCGCGACCTCGGTGCGGTAGATCAGGTCCGACTGGTCCTTGCGGACCATCGGCTTGTTGGTCGGGATCGGGACGACGCCGAGCTTGTAGATCTGGTGGAACTCGGCGGCCTCGGTCATCGCCGTACCCGTCATGCCGCACAGACCGGGCTGTTCCTTGCCGTCGTGGTCGTGGCGCTTGTAGAGGCGGAAGAAGTTCTGGAGGGTGATCGTGGCGAGCGTCTGGTTCTCGTCCTTGATGTCCACCCCTTCCTTCGCCTCGATCGCCTGGTGCATGCCCTCGTTGTAGCGGCGGCCGGCGAGGATACGGCCGGTGTGCTCGTCGACGATCATGACTTCGCCGTCCATGACGACGTAGTCCTTGTCCTTCTTGAAGAGCTCCTTGGCCTTGATGGCGTTGTTCAGGTAGCCCACCAGAGGCGTGTTCACCGACTCGTAGAGGTTGTCGATGCCCAGCCAGTCCTCGACCTTGGAGACGCCGGGCTCGTGGATGGCGACCGTGCGCTTCTTCTCGTCGACCTCGTAGTCGCCGGTCTCCTCGATGCCCTTGAGCTGGTTGCCGGGCTCGCCCCGCTTCAGACGGGTGACCAGCTTGGCGAAGTCGCCGTACCACTTGGTGGCCTGGTCGGCCGGGCCGGAGATGATCAGCGGCGTACGGGCCTCGTCGACGAGGATGGAGTCGACCTCGTCGACGATGGCGAAGTTGTGGCCGCGCTGGACGAGCTCGTCCTTGGACCACGCCATGTTGTCGCGCAGGTAGTCGAAGCCGAACTCGTTGTTCGTGCCGTACGTGATATCGCAGTTGTACTGCTCGCGGCGCTGGGCCGGCGTCATATTGGCGAGGATGCAACCGACGTTCAGGCCCAGGAACTTGTGGACGCGGCCCATCATTTCGGAGTCGCGCTCGGCCAGGTAGTCGTTGACCGTGATCAGGTGGACGCCCTTGCCGGACAGCGCGTTCAGATACGCGGGCAGCGTGCCGACGAGGGTCTTGCCCTCACCGGTCTTCATCTCGGCCACATAGCCGAGGTGGAGGGCGGCGCCACCCATGATCTGGACGTCGTAGTGACGCTGGCCGAGTGCGCGCTTGGCGGCCTCGCGGACGGTGGCGAAGGCCTCGGGGAGCAGGTCGTCGAGGGTCTCACCGTCGGCGTAGCGCTGCTTGTACTCCTCGGTGAGCGCCCGCAGCTCGGCGTCGGAGAGGTCGACGAAGTCCTCTTCGATGGAGTTGACCTGGTCCGCGATGCGGTGCAGCTTGCGCAGGATCTTGCCTTCGCCTGCACGCATGATCTTCGAGAGGACGGACACGGGGGTTGGTCTCCTTGCCGGTCGGGCCTGGGACGGTCGGTTTCATTTGACTTGGCTGAGCAACGGCCATCGTATGCGAGGACCCCGCCACGCCGGGAGGCCTGCCGAGACCGCGACCGTCCGCTGCTTCATATCTCTTCGAAAGGGACAACGGACGGGCGCCGCGGATGGTGCCGCACGGTGCCGACGAATTACGCGAATTGTGATCACCCGCTCACGCACGGCAATTACCTGGCGTCTACGACCGCCCCCGAGCAGAATCGGCCGATGGACCCCGTGACGCTGACCACCGACCGCCTCCTGCTGCGCACGGTCGGCCCGTACGACACCGACGCCGTGTACCGCGCCGTACAGGACCCCGACATCCAGCGCTGGACCACGATCCCCTCGCCCTACCTCCCCGAACACGCCAGAAGCTTCACCGAGCAACTGGTCCCCGACGGCTGGGCGGACGGCACCATGTTCACCTTCGGCGTCTTCCTCCCCGAAGGGGAGGACCTGGTCCCCGAAGGGGAGGACCTGGTCGGCATGCTCGGCCTGACGATGCGCGCCCTGGGCGTGGCCGAGATCGGCTTCTGGACGGCAAAGGAACACCGCGGCAAGGGCTACACCTCAGAGGCAGTCCTCACCGCCGCCCGCTGGTCCTTCACCGCGGCCTCCATCGACCGAGTGGAATGGCGAGCCGAGGTAGGCAACACGGCATCCCGCGCGGTAGCCGAACGAACCGGTTTCACCATCGAAGGCACGATGCGCTCCGCGATCAACAACAAGGGCGTACGCAGAGACTGCTGGGTCGGCTCCCTGCTCCCATCAGACTTGGCCCTGCCGTCGACGGCCCCGTATTTGCCGGCACGAAACCAGTCGGCGTAGCTGCGGGCAGTCGTGCCGCGGGGGCGGCGCCCGCTGCCAAACCCCCAGCTCAGCCCCCGCTGTCAGTCCCACCCCCTATCGTGCGAGCCATGACGACCCCGCGCCCCACCACCGATCTCTCGGCAGACGAGGCCCGCCGCATCGCCCTCCGCGCCCAGGGCCTCCTCGGCACCCCCGACCGCAGATCCGGCGTCCGCGGCATACTCCGTCACCTCGGCGCGGTCCAACTCGACACCATCTCGGTCCTCGCCCGCTCCCACGAACTCATCCCCTACGCCCGCCTGGGCGCGGTAGGCCGCAAAACAGTCGAGCAGGCCTACTGGAAGGACACGCACGCCTTCGAGTACTGGTCACACGCCGCCTGCATCCTCCCGGTCGAGGAATGGCCCCACTTCGCCTTCCGCCGCCGCGCGTACCGCAACCGCCCCCACTGGGGCCATGAACTCCCCGACGGCGCCTACGACCAGGTGATCAAGCAGCTCACCACCGAAGGCCCCCTCACCGCCACGGAGTTGGGCGGCGCGAAGAAAACCGCCGACTGGTGGGACTGGTCCGGCTCGAAGGTCGCCGTAGAGCGCGCCCTGATGCACGGCGAGGTCGTCTGCGTGGAACGCCGCGGCTGGAAGCGCGTGTACGACCTCGCGGAACGCGCCATCCCCGACGCCCTGCTGCACGACGAGCTGGACGACACCGAGTGCCTGCGCCGCCTGGTCCGCCTGGCCGGCCAGTCCCTCGGCGTCGGCACCCGCGCGGACATCGCCGACTACCACCGCCTCAAGGGCGAGCAGGTCGACGCGGTGATCGCCGACTCCGGCCTGGTCCCGGTCACCGTGGAGGGCTGGGCCAAACCCGCCTGGGCGGACCCCGCGGCCCTGGCCACCCCACCGCGCGGCCGCCACCGCACCACACTCCTGTCCCCGTTCGACTCCCTGATCTGGGATCGGGCGCGCACGGAGCGGATCTTCGGCTTCACCCACCGCCTGGAGGCCTACGTCCCCCGGC of the Streptomyces sp. NBC_00287 genome contains:
- a CDS encoding DJ-1/PfpI family protein, whose translation is MTAKILIVTGDAAESLEVLYPYQRLREEGYDVHIAAPARKKLQFVVHDFEPGFDTYTEKPGYTWPADLAFSEVDPGDYAAVVIPGGRAPEYLRNDPELRKILKSFIDADKPIAQICHGPLLTAAIDGLRGRRVTAYPALELDMQSAGAIFQDAEAVVDGTLVSSRAWPDHSAWMREFLTVLRAKAPVT
- the secA gene encoding preprotein translocase subunit SecA, with the protein product MSVLSKIMRAGEGKILRKLHRIADQVNSIEEDFVDLSDAELRALTEEYKQRYADGETLDDLLPEAFATVREAAKRALGQRHYDVQIMGGAALHLGYVAEMKTGEGKTLVGTLPAYLNALSGKGVHLITVNDYLAERDSEMMGRVHKFLGLNVGCILANMTPAQRREQYNCDITYGTNNEFGFDYLRDNMAWSKDELVQRGHNFAIVDEVDSILVDEARTPLIISGPADQATKWYGDFAKLVTRLKRGEPGNQLKGIEETGDYEVDEKKRTVAIHEPGVSKVEDWLGIDNLYESVNTPLVGYLNNAIKAKELFKKDKDYVVMDGEVMIVDEHTGRILAGRRYNEGMHQAIEAKEGVDIKDENQTLATITLQNFFRLYKRHDHDGKEQPGLCGMTGTAMTEAAEFHQIYKLGVVPIPTNKPMVRKDQSDLIYRTEVAKFEAVVDDIVEKHEKGQPILVGTTSVEKSEYLSQQLSKRGVQHEVLNAKQHDREAIIVAQAGRRGAVTVATNMAGRGTDIKLGGNPEDLAEAELRQRGLDPEEHIEEWAAALPAALERAEKAVRSEFEEVKDLGGLYVLGTERHESRRIDNQLRGRSGRQGDPGESRFYLSLGDDLMRLFKAQMVERVMSMANVPDDVPIENKMVTRAIASAQSQVEQQNFETRKNVLKYDEVLNRQREVIYGERRRVLEGEDLHEQVQHFMDDTIDAYITAETAEGFAEEWDLDRLWGAFKQLYPVKVTIEELEEAAGDRAGLTADFISESIKDDIHEQYAARETQLGSEIMRELERRVVLSVLDRKWREHLYEMDYLQEGIGLRAMAQKDPLVEYQREGFDMFTAMMEGIKEESVGYLFNLEVQVEQQVEEVPVEEARPTLEKAAQDGVPAQAGARPEIRAKGLDAPQRRNLHLSAPTVDGAGGTVESDWSDDEEPVRSEADGLTRAERRKQSRGGRRRKK
- a CDS encoding Rv3235 family protein; this translates as MNKVMTRAKNHPGARPPGRRDPRRPGGTPPRTPIAGRPRDNHPPTSTTPTATRSTQQAAPAVPPQTSRRPVPPAVPQPRPTDVFADRLLAVLSGQRPVHCMLRHTAGRAYDDLAWLAERGPLRTTRGTRPVVRDIGYYVPSPGAIEAFARIGAGNRLRAMAFRLEQGRDLRWRCTAVELGGPTRPSANDD
- a CDS encoding winged helix-turn-helix domain-containing protein translates to MTTPRPTTDLSADEARRIALRAQGLLGTPDRRSGVRGILRHLGAVQLDTISVLARSHELIPYARLGAVGRKTVEQAYWKDTHAFEYWSHAACILPVEEWPHFAFRRRAYRNRPHWGHELPDGAYDQVIKQLTTEGPLTATELGGAKKTADWWDWSGSKVAVERALMHGEVVCVERRGWKRVYDLAERAIPDALLHDELDDTECLRRLVRLAGQSLGVGTRADIADYHRLKGEQVDAVIADSGLVPVTVEGWAKPAWADPAALATPPRGRHRTTLLSPFDSLIWDRARTERIFGFTHRLEAYVPRQKRIHGYFAMPVLAGGRLVGRVDPAREGRTLVAKQITLDGPKAVPAVAQALVEAASWVDCTDVRVERVDTPELREPLTHALTGLLA
- a CDS encoding GNAT family N-acetyltransferase, producing the protein MDPVTLTTDRLLLRTVGPYDTDAVYRAVQDPDIQRWTTIPSPYLPEHARSFTEQLVPDGWADGTMFTFGVFLPEGEDLVPEGEDLVGMLGLTMRALGVAEIGFWTAKEHRGKGYTSEAVLTAARWSFTAASIDRVEWRAEVGNTASRAVAERTGFTIEGTMRSAINNKGVRRDCWVGSLLPSDLALPSTAPYLPARNQSA
- a CDS encoding DUF6912 family protein, whose amino-acid sequence is MRVYVPLTLPGLAEAYKTGELGGGPVLAYAVTPALREWYLSDDIEELEYAALNRAAVASLRLLAADSGAVRRRVVVAVDVPDGAATADPDRGLDPAALGEVRVAGPVPLGKAAAVHVDAGDAEADVAAAVQALEAADGGDDDAQFVVDGAEDHELLWYATQEIPNLVGLGGASRP
- a CDS encoding HAD family hydrolase, whose amino-acid sequence is MGKRVGAHIVWDWNGTLFHDNDAIIGATNAAFAELGLEPITMEQYRALYCVPVPKFYERLLGRLPTDAEWEVMDATFHRYYSEHRVRCGLTAGVTELLADWGAAAGRSQSILSMYGHEELVPLVRGFGIEAHFIRVDGRTGPSGGSKAEHMVRHLGALGGVDPGRTVVIGDAADDAVAALHVGARAVLYTGGSHSRASLEGAGVPVVDTLDEAVAEAERLAA